AACCTCTTCAATCTTTGCAGACAAACATTGTACTCCACTAGTATCTAGATCAACTCTGAAAGTTTTATTTCCAGACAATACTGATTGCAAAATCAGATTATGCTTAGGATCATACACTAGTAGCTTCTTCCCCTTAGTCTTCCAAGAATACCCTTTTTCTAATAGCTGCCCTAGACTTATCAAATTGTGCTTCACACTAGGGACATACAAGACTTCTGGAATGTAGGCTTTTCTACcattctttttcttcaccaGTATTTTACCAACACCATCAGCAGTGATGATGCTATTATCTGCAAACCTCACACTGCTTTTCCTCTCCTCATCAAGATCCACAAACCACTCTTTGTGGCCAGACATGTGAGAGGAGCACCCTGAGTCTAAGTACCAGGTATTCTCACTAAGTTCATGAGAACTCACAGCAGAATGACTAACTTCACAACTAGGATTTCTAAGCAATTTACCAAAACAAGAATTAACAGGGTCATCAGGAACTACAAACAGTACCTGTtcctcatcagaatcatcatcatcatgagcAGAATATGCATGATCTTCACCATCCTGCTTGTTgcccttcttcttgttcttgcaCTCAAAGGCATAGTGGTCATACTTCTTACAAGCATAGCACTGAACACTTTGTTTCTTTCCTTTGTCTTTCTTCCATTTGTCTTTATCATACCCTTTCTCCTTAGAATCCACCTTCTTCTTGGAGTCACCATCATCCTCATTGTTAGCAGATTTTCCAGCACCTTTGTTCTTCCAATTCTTCTCCTTGGAAGTCTTAGAGTTGCTACCCCATTTCTTCTTGCTAGTACTGCCTCTAACATACAGTGCCTGCTCAGTTTCTCTCTCAGAATCTCGCAGGTTTAGCCTCATTTCATGAGCCTCCAATGACCCTTGAAGCTCTTCCACCTTCATAGTCTCAAGATCCTTAGACTCCTCTATAGTAGTGACTATATGATCAAATCTTGTAGTCAAAGATCGAAGAACCTTTTCTACAAGCATTTGATCATTCATGGTCTCTCCATTCGTCTTCATTTGGTTTGTCAAGGTCTGAAGCCGAGTAAAGAACTTAGAAATCGTCTCTGATTTCTCCATCTTCAAAGCTTCATACTGTCTTCTGAGGGTCTGCAACTtgaccttcttcaattttgccaCACCTTCGTAACTCTTGGTCAGAATATCCCAGGCTTCTTTCGACGTTTTCGCCGCTgcaattttctcaaaattaGTAGGGTTAACGCATTGATGGATTATGAACAAAGCCCTcatgtctttcttcttcaattccttGTGAGCTGCTCTCTGCTCAGCCGTGGGTTCCGCCGGTAGAGCCTCCAACCCAGAAGTCACCATTTCCAGAACATCTTGGAACCCGAAGATTACGAGCATCTGGGTATTCCAACGTTCCCAATCAGTCTTGCCGTCAAGAACCGGCAACGAAGCTGGGAAATTGCCGTTCGTTCCAGCCATCACCTTCAAAGAAGCGTCCACTTCCACCGGAGCTACCAACGGAGCAAGCACCTCCGTTGTGACTGATTCACACTCCGCCGTAGATCGCCGTGCACTGGTGGTGGCTCACGTCGCCGGTCGCCGGATCGTcaagctcttgataccactgttggatTTCAGTCTCAGAAATCACCTTGAAGCAATTGATTATCACAATCAATGCTATGTTAGGAACAATCAATTtgtaagagaagaaagaaagtcaAGAAAAGCACATTCATATCAGAAGAAGAATGAACAGAGGGAAAAACTTTATTAGCATTGATCGCACAATCACAGTGCATATTACAACATTTATAGCTAATCATTAGCTGAGGACTAAAACCAGCTCAGCTCACACACTAAAGGACTAAACTCTAAACCTTATAAAATCTGAAGGACTAATTCTGAATTACACAATATTACAACAATTTGATCCTGGGTGAAATGGATATCCAggtttttttatgttttgaacCGCCACTAATGTGAATTATTATAAAGACAATAACTACAAGTCTACAAGGAACTAAACATTACCGGAACTACGACCTGGAATATAAAGTGATTTTTAAACTTTAAATGTAGTTGGCGGTTTTTTACTGCTAGAACTCGTATATATCAATTGAATGTTAATATTGTGTCGTGGTTAATTTGCTCATATTTTCTAAATAATATGTTAAAAAAGAGCATAGTGATAACACTCCTCAATCCTCATACTAAGAAGTGAGAGAATAGAAAATGTTAACATGTTACATAGTGATCTAAGCTACCAACACTGGTCCGTTTCCCATCTCCTTCCAGCATGTGAGTATGTCTTATTTCTTGCTGACACAGAAACTACACTTCTGTGTGCAAAGATCTCTCTATCATATTGAGCACGCTTGTTTGGGTCAGACAATTTTGAATAAGCTAAATGGATCATCATGAACTGCTTCTCTGAGCTTTCCTTCTGATTCATAGCCACAACATCAGGGTGGCACGTCCTTGCGAGCTTCCTGTAAGCTGTCTTTATCTCAAGGCAACTTGCACCTGTTGAAATTCCAAGCACCTCATAGAGGGAACCCATCTTTGTGGCACGAGAACAGGGTACTCTGTTTTCAGTTGTTGGCAAAGTTTTTTCTTGAGAAACAGGGCACTCTGTTTTCAGTTGTGCTGATTTTTCTTGAGAAAATGGGACTTGTGATTTTGGAGTACTTGATATCACGGCTAACGGTGAGTGATGGATAAAGGAGATAGTAAATATATGGAATGAACTCTTGAGTTGGGGAGATTGAATGTTGTAGATAAGGATTGAGGAGGAATAGTGTTTATATAGAACAGAGGAAGAGAAGCAGAGTGTGCCCAAGGTGTAAATGTAATACACTAATACGCGATGATTTGACAACTGAGGTTAATTTCAAAATGTGGATGAGGTTGTACAAGTCGACATGAGTGCTGACTCAGTTTACTGTTCAAATGGATAAGCTCTTGCTATTTCTACTCAGTGGTCCAAACTCTTAAAGGGCATTAACTATCCAACAATGATACACACCACATTACTCTTAAAGTGTAATGTGGTGATTGCTCATCCCACCTCTTAACTATGAGGTTGAGAGTTTAATCTTCATCGACAGAAGTTGATAATATTTTGTGATCAGCTGTTTACCATTTATTGTGAACACCCGTGCGAGGGATTATCACTGCTATCGACGGTAGATACTCCAGTTCTGACCAAAAAACTTTCACGGACATTGGAGTTGCCTGCTCCCTTTTCGGTTTTGGCTTCGGTGTGACACTTCAAAACTGAATCACGGTGATACAGTTTAAAATTCACCATTAGATATATTGTTTTAAATTCAACGGTTAAGATTAAAGgtgtaaaattactaaaatatccTTATTCCCCAAACCCTCACTTTGCTGAATCCACCGAACCACCAAAGCCACAGAACCTTCAAGCTTGAAGCTTTTCTTTCTCTCAGGAATTGAAATTGGAGGGATAAAATTAATACTTAGTTCATCCAGTGGCGTAGCAATCACGACAACTTCACAGTTGtaactttttccttttgttgAACTGAGTTCATAACTTTTTCCTTTTGGGTAggaaagatctgaaagaaaaaCTTAATTAAGCTTTCCATCGAATCCTTGGTCTGCAACTCCCTCCCAACCGCGCAGCTCTCATCCTCCTCCGCCACCGTCCTTAACCACCGTTGGGTGCATACTGTTGCGGTGTTGCCACCGCGGCCTTCCCCTTTGTCTCCTCCCCTTCCTCCTCTTTTTCGGATCTGTGTTGGAGTTACTTTCTGGCGAGGATgttgttggtttcatccttaGCAACGATGTGGTGTGGCTTCCAACCAGTTTCCTTGACTGCAGAACCAGAATCCTCTAATGTTGAGAAGAAAGCATGGGAGAGGAAAGGGTTAAACTTTTCAGGACCAGTAGCATCGAGAGCACAAGCATCCCATTGGGAAGGTGGAACCTCAGAGATTGAAGAAACAAATGAAACTGTTATCACTTTGGAAttggaatttgaatttgaattggaGTCTGTCGTTTAAGTGAAAGTGAATTGGTGTCAGTGAAGAACAGTGCCAGAGCAGCCCAGAGAAGAGGGGGAGAAGATGAGGATATTATTgtccaaaaaataaataagttaagGGCATTACTGTCATTCCAATAAAAATTTCTAAGTGTATCACCGTGAGTCAGTTTTTAACTGACCCACGGAAGACATCATCCCCTTTTCCCCCCAAAAGATTGAACCCGTACTTCATGGACCATATTACCATCTACCAGTCTTCTTTTCTGTAATATTTGTTTACTTAGTGTTGCATCATCTATCATCTGTGTCTTTTTCCGTGTGGTGATAAATGGACAACCCGACTATCACTTAAAAGATAAAATCTCATCATTTCAAAGAGATAAGATTTTGGAATCTTATGTAAGTTATCAGTTGTAGAAATAAGAAATACATTTGCTTATAAGAACAAcctaaaaggaaaaggaaagaatTCAGTAACCAATGGCCTTATGTTCATTTATTAAAATGAAGATTCTTTTAATACACAATAAATCAACAAGATATTGTTTTGCAAATGAGTCTACTGTTATCTTAGAGGCTTATAAAGCTTTAATAACATCCAAAACTATTACTTATGGTCACATTCCAACATTAAAAATATCATGCATACCTTTTGAATTGTGACATATAATTCTTTGCAATGCAATCTTTACATTGACAACAAATAGCAATTAGACTGAAAATTATAATAGATTAATTATAGATAATGCTCTATTTGCATTTGAGTACTTCATTATATGAAAGATAATCATGAGACCATGAAGGCAAATAGTTCTCAAAACAGTATTTAGCACTTGCCTCCATTCCACAATGTATAAATTTTAGCATCCATATCTATAATCATCTATTATTGCTAAAACATAGATAGCATTCATCAATGTATAGCTTCTGCAAGGAAACAAAAGAGCAAAATCCAATATGCTTTTCTGCGTGACAAAGTTATCCAACATGAAACCATCTGAAGCAAGCATTCCCCGACCTCTCTTAATACTCCATATTATCCCTACATTTAAAAACTAGTAACATTAGAAAAGTGACCACCAATAATCTGATTTCAACCATTTATCAGAAAAATATGAAACAAATTAGAAGTGAGTAAAAGTCATTTGCAATCTGCATCAATTGCATTAAGAAGATATTTGAAACCATCTATTTCCAGGCCAGCAGCTAATTCAAGCCTAAAACCAGTTGAATGAAATAAGAATTTTGGTGAGTAAATTAATTGATTATGGACTCGATAGCCACAAGATTGCAAGATTAATACCTTTATATGGGGAACAAGTGAGGTGCCAGCCCTCCACAATAAATTGATATACAAGGATCATAAATTATCACTTTCAAATtattaaaaggcttaattgcaactttggtccctgacgtttacaaaagccacgattttggtccctcacctaatttaattacataaatcgtccctcacctaacactctGTGAGCAACATTAGTCATTTTGTCAATTTGCTAACGGAAGGAGGCTGAGGTGGATTAATAATCTAACGTGGACGACACTGGGGAGTGAGAGAGAGTCACATGGGGAGCACGTGACCTCCAACGGTCACcttctttcctttttctcctATAAAACAGAGGCAGCTCGCGTGTAAGGGTAAGGGTCCTTCTCCAACTACTGCAACTTGCGTGAAAGACGAAGAAGCTTCTCCAACTGCTGCAGGTCCTTGGGTTCGACAGTTATGGGGGGATTTAGCGAAGGTTCATCTGCCTGTTCTGGATCTGGAAGGCGATTCCACAAGTCCAAGCCACTGAAGATTCTTTGTGATTGCGGAGTTGAAGCTCTCCTTGTAGCATCAGGGACACCATACAGTCATGGAAGGGTGTTTTATGGCTGTGGATTGTACAAGGGTCCCCATGTGACTCTCTCTCACTCCCCAGTGTTGTCCACGTCAGATTATTAATCCACCTCAGCCTCCTTCCGTTAGCAAATTGACAGAATGACTAACGTTGCTCATGgagtgttaggtgagggacgatttatgtaattaaattaggtgaagGACCAAAATTGTGGCTTttgtaaacgtcagggaccaaagttgtaattaagccttaTTAAAAAGAATACTACATAAGATAGCTAGAAACCAACTATGCTAATGAATGAGTAGAGAACATGCTGCTATGCATGGGTAAAACAAATAAGCATACCATACCTTTCAAAGACACCCCAATCTAAAATTGGACCTTATTCCTTTATCACAAAATTTTCCAGATAACAAAACAAAAGCTTTGATAATCATTTACATTTACACAATATATTAAGATGTCATTTGGTTTGAAACTGTCTTTATTCAAGGAAAATATTACATGCTATCACAGTTTCATTGAACCAAATAATAAGGCAGTTGTAACTTAAGTTTCAGAACTTCATCCTTGTTCACTTGTTTTACTGAACTCCAAATAGATGCTTCATTATCTAACCTATAGTTCACACACTTTAGACAACCAAACATATATAGGATAAAAAATGATAACATAGACAACACTCACAACATGCATATATAAGTAAATATCAAACAATGATAGAATCCaaatcaaattcagaaaacTGGATCATCAAAGCAAATCAAGACTTCAAAAGTACAGCAATAGAAAAACTAAGTAAGTTAAACTAAAGGGCTAATTGCCAGCTGTACACAAATTTCGAACATGATTATTAATACAACCCTGTTCACAACAATGGAACCAAATTTACAATCACAAGATTTAATTTACAACCAATGACTAATCTTAACTTCCTCGCATGATCCAGTACCACTGTCTCTTGAAGTGAAATTTACATGTGAGTCTGATAAGTACATTTCAAATTGATACAAACAACCATTcaagtaaaaataaaattgatttcgCTAAAGTAGCTGCAATCCAGAACAAGGATCCTAGGAACCTGTTTAAGTACATATCAAATTGATACAAACAACCAtcgaagaaaaaagaaaaaagatttcATCGAAGTAGCCGCAATCCAGAACAAGGATCCTAGGAATTTGGATAAGTACATATCAATTTAACACAAACAACCATTGAAGAAGAAACAAAACCGGTTTCATTTAAGTAGCAGAACTCTAGAACAAGGATCCTGCGAACTGGGAATCCAATCTATGCTATTTTTACCGTGCATTGCATGCAGGGGCGGATTTACCCCCCGGCTAGCCTGGGCCTTTGCCCAGGCTTTGggaaaaaatttctttttttctttggacCAAGTCAGTTTTTGGgtcaaaaaaaaggaaaaaaaaaatgggcaAAATTGAAAGGTTATGGCAGAGAGAGACTTGAGAGACAGAGAGAGTGTGGTCTGTGTGGCCTGTGGGTGGACGGTTTGTCAATTTGGTTGTGAGATTGAGAAGAACTGAAGAAGGATGTGCACACATGAACAATCGGTTATAGAAACTTTACCAGGTTTGGAAATGGAATGAAGATAGACATATCCAGATCTGTTTCTTTTGCTTGTTGAAGAAAGCTAATTTACCGAATACCTAGGGATGCATTCATTATTGTTGTTTACTTTACTTTACTCatctcaaaaaaaaactttacttTACTCAATGCATTACCTTCTAACAACTGACACTTAATCTAACAGCTGGCAGCACTACTTCATGTGCCTTGTAGCTTCAGCCGTTTATCCTTGCTTGTATCTAGTCTTTGAGCCTTGGCCTTTTTTAATGGAACACTTTATTAATTGATAAAACAAAAGACAAGCCTGAAGCTTGAGCAAAAGAAATGGGCCTTGTATTTGAACgtcttatttaaaattaatataagggtcattatattgtttttattattaaagcattttttatatgaaataatatataaaaaacaatctactattataaataaaaatgtttataataattatatgtaatttttttactttttttgtgtattttattttacaaatcACACCGCAACAGTCATGACTCACATCCGCAGCAACCGTAGCAGCAACTGTGAGTCACAGTCTGTGACAacaaccgcaatttaaaaccctacGATTGATGGCTATATGCCTTCTCTGTCAGCCTTCTACTAACCTGCCCAATTCTTGTCACATTTTTAACTTTTGATCAGATTTAATATTAGTAAAATAGTGATATTGGTTCCAACTTTTTCcaagtatataattttttaatgtgaTGAGACTCTCTATATGTTTGGGTTGAGTGTTTAATTGAGAATGAGACATATTTGTCATTGCAACAAATTATGCACGGTGCAACACCGCAATGCCCGCAACCGCAACGCCTGCAACACGACCGCaattcgaaaccctagtttatAAGAGTTGTGGACAATTAGGCTTAGGTTTAACCTTGCCCAGGCTCCACACAAATCCTGGCTCCGCCACTGCTCACTCGCATTTTTTGCTCCTCCAACAACTTTGCTTAATTTTCTGCATCCATGAGCACTGGTTTGGTCTTACTTATGGACTTCGCTCAGGACTTGATACTCTTCTCACATGACTCTTCCTCATTGCTTGGATATCTCTCTTGCTCAagccttgaggacaaggctTATTTCAAAGGCGTATTAATAGAAGCCTCCTCTCAAGGGTTTCTATTAGTTGGGCTAGAAATAGCTAGTTTCATTAATTATACTGCTCTTTTATGAATAAtagtttaatttaataattccagcttttatggtatttttatgaTCTAAAATATTCTATTTCTTAGGATGATCACATGTAAGGTCACATTTCATTCCTTAAGTGAATAGTTAGTATAAGTTGTATTGGTTTGTTTTAGTCATGcttaaatgtaaataaaaactGTTTCAAATCAAACAGCATCACAAAATTTTGCACCTAACAAAAAAAACGTTGATAATGGTTCACAGTTACACCATATTAAGATGTCATATGGTTTTAttcaaagaaaatattaaaagcTATCATAATTTTATTGAACCAAATATTATGGTAGTTGAAATTGATGTTTCAGAACTTCATCATAATTTACCTGTTTAAATGAACCCCAATTAGATGCTTCATTGTCTAACCTATATACTTCACACACTAACACTTCAGACAACCCAACATATATATGACAAGATAGACACCACTCACACCATGATATACAAAGTAATTAAATATCAAACAATGaaagaatcaaaatcaaattcgGAAAACTGGATCACCAAAGAATATCAGAAGTTCAAAAGTGCAGTAATGGAAAAGTTAAATATGTTAAACTACAGAGCTAGTTTCCAGCTGTACACAAGTTCCAAACATGATTGTTAACACAACTCTGTTTACAGTAATGGAACCAAAATTACAATCACAAGTTCCTCGCTTGATCTTAAATACCTCTGCCTTCACTGTAATATTTCCCTTGAAATTCACTTCACATGTGAATCTGATAAGTACTTACCAAATTGATACAAACAACCattgaaaaggaaagaaaactgATTTCATTGAAGTAGTTGATTTCTGGAACAAGGATCCTCTAGGAATCTGGATAAGTACATACCAACTTAATACAAACAACATTGAA
This portion of the Lotus japonicus ecotype B-129 chromosome 3, LjGifu_v1.2 genome encodes:
- the LOC130745056 gene encoding chaperone protein dnaJ 11, chloroplastic-like, yielding MGSLYEVLGISTGASCLEIKTAYRKLARTCHPDVVAMNQKESSEKQFMMIHLAYSKLSDPNKRAQYDREIFAHRSVVSVSARNKTYSHAGRRWETDQSLIVIINCFKVISETEIQQWYQELDDPATGDVSHHQCTAIYGGV